The genomic window GCAACCTGGGCGCTGAGGGAAGGCTGGGCCACGGCGCAGAGGTCCGCGGCCTTCCTGAAGCTGAGGTTCTCCGCCACGGCGAGGGCGTACTGCATCTGGCGGAGGGTGAAGGGAAGGGGGGCGGTGTCCATAGGCATATCCTATCACTTACATAGAATCGATATCTTGGACCTGGGTTGCCGCCGGAGCGAAGCTGGTCAGGCGGAGCGATCCTGCTCCCCATCCCCAGAGGAAACCCCATGCTGACCGTCGGCGACCACCTCCCCTCCTTCTCCCTCCAGGCCGTGACCGCCGGCAAGGAGTTCCAGACCCTCACCCACGAGAGCTTCGCCGGGCAGTGGAAGGTCCTCTTCCTCTGGCCCATGGACTTCACCTTCGTCTGCCCCACCGAGATCGCCGCCTTCGGGAAACGCAACGGCGACTTCCTGGACCGGGATGCCCAGCTGCTGGGCGCCAGCACCGACACCCACTTCGTGCACCTGGCCTGGAGGAACCAGCACCCCGATCTCCAGGACCTCCCCTTCCCCATGCTGGCCGACACGAAGCGCGAGCTGAGCGCGGCCCTGGGCGTGCTGCACCGCACCGAGGGCGTGCCCCTGCGGGCCACGTTCGTCGTGGACCCCCAGGGCGTCATCCGCCACGTCAGCGTCAACGACCTGAGCGTCGGGCGCAGCGTGGAGGAGGTGCTGCGCGTGCTGGACGCCCTCCAGACCGATGAGCTCTGCCCCTGCAACTGGCGCAAGGGCGAAGCGACCCTGAAGGCGTGACCATGGCGACCCTCGAAACCCTCCCCGGCTACGCCCGGGACCTCAAGCTCAACCTCCAGGCCGTGCTCGGCGACTCCCCCCTGGACATGGCCCAGCGCCTGGGCACCGCCCTCGCTTCCGCCGCCGCCTCGCGCAATGCGGACCTGGTGCGGGAACTCCGGGCCCGGACCCTCGAGGCCGCCGGCGAAGCGGTGGTGGAGGACGCGCTGGCCGCGGCGGCCCTCATGGGCATGACGAACATCGTCTACCGCTTCCGCCACCTGGTGGGCAAGGAGAGCTACGCGCAGCTTCCGGTGCGCCTGCGCATGAACCGCATCGCCCGCACCGCCGGTCCCAGGCTGGACTTCGAACTGTTCTGCCTGGCGGTGAGCGCCGTGAACGGCTGCGAGACCTGCGTGCGGGCCCATGAGCGGGCCCTCGTGGAGGGGGGCCTCTCCGAGGCCCAGGTCTTCGAAGCCGTGCGCATCGCGGCCACGGTTCACGGGCTGGCGGTGGCCTTCCAGCCCGGCCTGGACCCCGCGGGGGAGATCAGTCCGGCGTAGGGTGGCGCGGCCCGGGGTTCGCTGCGACCTCGAGGTGGTCGGCCTCGATGACCGGCAGACGGACCAGGAAGGAGACGGGGCGGCTGCCATCCAGGCGGCTGCCCTGGATCCGGTCGGTCGCCTCGGCATGCTGGAACTCCCCGCGCAGGAGGGTGGGGTCTTCGATTCCCGCGCGGAACAGCATCCGGCCCTCCGGGTCCACGGCGGAGACCGTCCAGGCGGGAGTGTCCGGTTCGGCGGGCAGCGGCAGGTCGACGATCGTCTCGCCCGCCACCTGGAAGCCCGCGGGGGTCCGGATCACCTGGACGACCCGGTGCCGGGCCGGCAGGACGTCCGCCTGGACGGAAGCTCCGCCGCTGGTCCAGGTGCGGACGTCGGCTAGGCGGTCCGCGCCGGTGCGCACCAGGGGCGTGGCGTCCACCACCCGGGCGCTCACCTGATGGGTGCCCGCCGGAAGGGTGAGCCGGTCGCCCGTACCGGCGGCCTCTCCATCCACGGTCCATGCGATCCGGAACGTGTCGGGCAGGGGGACCGGGCGGGTGAGGGTGAGGGTTCCGCCGTCCGCGGTGAGGGTGTCCACGGGGCGCACCTGGTTGTAGATGCTTCGGACGATGGCCTCGCTGCACACCTCGCAGAAGGTGTCCGTGAGGCATCGCATGCGGCAGGACGGGCGGGGGCGGAAGACGCCGGTGTCGTGATAGTAGGCGCCCTCGAAGAGCCCCAGGTCCGGACAGAAGGCGGGCGTCGGCAGGGGCGTGCCGGGGTTGATCCAGGCGGCCCACTTGATGGAGCCCGGCTGGGCGGTGACATTGGGGAAGGCCTCCAGGGAAGCGGGCAGGGGGCTGGTGTCGCCGCAGGCGTACTCGTCGGCCAGGCCGCCGAAGGCATGGCCGAACTCGTGCAGCGCAATGGCGCAGGAGGCGGGATTGGCGGAGAAGACGGGGATGGTTCCACCGGAACCGCCGTAGTTCGTGTCGTTCACCAGGACCAGCACCCGGGTGCACTCGGGCGCCCGGGCCAGGGCCACGGCCAGGGCCCGGGCATTGTCCACCACCAGGAGGCGGTAGTCCGGAGCCTGCCCGGCGGGGTTGGCGTTCTGGAAGGTGGCCCCGAGGACCGTGGCCCGGGGGGTGCCCAGGCCATGCATCCCGTTGGCCGCGCCGTCCTCCGCGGAGACCAGGTGGACCAGCTTGATGTTGAAATAGTTTGCGTAGTTGGAGAAGGGAGCGGTCTGGCGGAAGGCGGCGAGCCAGGCCCGGGCATCCTGGGTGAGCTTGGCCTGGTCCGCTTCGCGGTAGCCGTCGCCCAGGAGAACCAGGTTGATGCGGTTCGCGGGGTCGCCGGAGACCTGCAGGGCCTCGACCGGGGCGGAAAGGCTGGCTTCCGTCAGGGGCACCGGGCCCGGCGCGGAGGATCCTCCCCCGCACGCCGTGAGGCAGAGGAGCGCGACGGCGGCCAGGGCGGCCTTGGGGGTCCGGTTCATGGGGCCTCGGATGGGGGAATTCCAAACCTTTACCCCTAAGGGATCGGCAGGCCCCTCCGGACCTCCGTCACAACCGATCGACCGGATGGGTCGCCATCGGTGGACCGGATCTGTCTCCCCGGTCCTTCCGGATGCATTGTTCAACGTCCACAGCAACGGCCGTGGGTGAAAAAACCGGCAGTCACGTTCCATCCAGGAGGACCTATGTTCGAGACGAAATCTGCACTTCCTTTTGCCGGAACCTGGAAGCCCTGGGCGCGGGTCCTGGGCGGGCTGTCCCTGGTGGCGGCCCTGGCGTGCGGCGGCGGAGGGGGCGGGGATTCCACCCCTGCCGCGCCTCCTCCCCCGCCCCCGCCCCCCCCCTTCGTGCGCACCGCCTCCCTCAGCGGGGCCGACGAGGTGCCGGCCAACGCCTCCACCGCCCGGGCCAGCGGCGCCGTGACCGTGAACCCTTCCACCCTGGCCATCCAGGCCACGGTTGTCTCCTCCGGGATCGACGGCACCCAGGCCCACATCCATGACGGCGCCAAGGGCGTGGCCGGCTCGGTGGTGATCCCGCTCACCGGGGGCGCCGGCGGCGTCTGGACCACCGCCCCGGGCACGGTGCTCACCGCCGCCCAGTACGCCAGCCTCCAGGCCGGGAACTACTACTTCAACATCCACTCCGCGGCCAATCCCGCCGGCGAGATCCGCGGCCAGATCGAACTGACGACCCGGTTCGCGTCCCTGGACGGCACCCAGGAGACCCCCGCCAACGCCAGCACGGCCTCGGGATGGGCCGTGGTGAGCGTGAATCCGTCCTCGGGCGCGGCCTTCGGCGCCATCCAGACCGCGGGCATCACGGGGACGGACGCCCACGTGCATGACGGCGCCATGGGCGTCGCCGGCCCCGTGATCCTGCCGTTCCAGGCCTCGGGCGCCTCGGGCTGGACCCTGCCGGCCGGGTCGAACCTGACCGCGGCCCAGGTGACCACCTTCCTGGCCGGGGGCCTCTACGCCAACGTCCACACCGCCGCCTTCGCCGGCGGCGAGATCCGGGGCCAGCTCACCCTGGCCAGCCCCACGATCCGGACCACCACCCTTTCCGGCGCCAGCGAGGTGCCCGCCAACGCCTCCACGGCCTCGGGCGCCGGCACCTTCTCCCTCGATCCCGTGACCCTCGAGCTTCGGGGCGGCGTCGTCACCACCGGCATCACCGGCGTGGCCGCCCACATCCACACCGGCGCCGTGGGCGTCGCCGGCCCTGTCACGATCCCCCTGGACGCCCACGCGGACGGGTCCTGGACCGTGCCCGCGGGGACGGTGCTCACTCCGGACCAGTTCGCGAGCCTGAGGGCCGGCAGCCTCTACGTGAACGTGCACAGCGTCGCCTTCTCCGCCGGCGAGATCCGCGGGCAGATCCCCGGCGATTCCGGCACCACCACCGGCGGTGGGGGCGGCGGCTCCACGGGCGGCGGCGGTGGCGGCTACTGAGGTCTATACTGGCCTGCCATGGCCAGCCGACACGACCTGACCTGGCGGATCCCCGCCCTCCTCGCCATCCTCCTGGCGTGCGCGGGGATCTACCTGCAGCGGCCCCGCCCCGGAAGGTCCGTGCTGACCTACCGGATCGGGGCCGTCGATCCGCGTTTCGGGCTGACCCGGGACGAGGTGTCGGAGGCCGTGCGCACCGCCGTCGGCATCTGGAGGGCCCCCGTGGACCGGGCGCTCTTCCGGGAGGACCCGAAGGGGGACATCGAGATCAGCCTGGTCTTCGACCAGCGGCAGGAGGTCCTGGACCGCCTCCGGAACCTGGACCACGGGATCTCCCGGGCCCGGGGTCCCATCGAGGAGCAGAAGGCCCGGTGCGAGGGGCTCCGGGCCGAGTACGAGCGGAGACGGGACGCCCTCCGGGCCGACCAGGCCGCCTTCAACGGGAAGGTGGCCGCATTCAACGCCGGCAGCGAGGCCCTCCGGAGGCGCGGGGACGCCACGGAGAACGAGGTCCGGCGCCTCGCCTCGGAGCAGGGCGACCTCAAGGCCGTCCTGGATTCGCTCCGCCGTCGGGAGGGGGAGCTGGAAGGCGTCAGGGAGGCCCTGATGGCCGCGGTGGAGGATCTGAACCGGCTGGTGGCGGGTCAGCGGGCCCAGGTCGCCGACTACCGGGAGGCGGGATCCCTCATGCAGGAGGCCTTCGACGAGGGG from Geothrix sp. 21YS21S-2 includes these protein-coding regions:
- a CDS encoding peroxiredoxin — its product is MLTVGDHLPSFSLQAVTAGKEFQTLTHESFAGQWKVLFLWPMDFTFVCPTEIAAFGKRNGDFLDRDAQLLGASTDTHFVHLAWRNQHPDLQDLPFPMLADTKRELSAALGVLHRTEGVPLRATFVVDPQGVIRHVSVNDLSVGRSVEEVLRVLDALQTDELCPCNWRKGEATLKA
- a CDS encoding carboxymuconolactone decarboxylase family protein, with the translated sequence MATLETLPGYARDLKLNLQAVLGDSPLDMAQRLGTALASAAASRNADLVRELRARTLEAAGEAVVEDALAAAALMGMTNIVYRFRHLVGKESYAQLPVRLRMNRIARTAGPRLDFELFCLAVSAVNGCETCVRAHERALVEGGLSEAQVFEAVRIAATVHGLAVAFQPGLDPAGEISPA
- a CDS encoding M64 family metallopeptidase; translated protein: MNRTPKAALAAVALLCLTACGGGSSAPGPVPLTEASLSAPVEALQVSGDPANRINLVLLGDGYREADQAKLTQDARAWLAAFRQTAPFSNYANYFNIKLVHLVSAEDGAANGMHGLGTPRATVLGATFQNANPAGQAPDYRLLVVDNARALAVALARAPECTRVLVLVNDTNYGGSGGTIPVFSANPASCAIALHEFGHAFGGLADEYACGDTSPLPASLEAFPNVTAQPGSIKWAAWINPGTPLPTPAFCPDLGLFEGAYYHDTGVFRPRPSCRMRCLTDTFCEVCSEAIVRSIYNQVRPVDTLTADGGTLTLTRPVPLPDTFRIAWTVDGEAAGTGDRLTLPAGTHQVSARVVDATPLVRTGADRLADVRTWTSGGASVQADVLPARHRVVQVIRTPAGFQVAGETIVDLPLPAEPDTPAWTVSAVDPEGRMLFRAGIEDPTLLRGEFQHAEATDRIQGSRLDGSRPVSFLVRLPVIEADHLEVAANPGPRHPTPD
- a CDS encoding CHRD domain-containing protein, encoding MFETKSALPFAGTWKPWARVLGGLSLVAALACGGGGGGDSTPAAPPPPPPPPPFVRTASLSGADEVPANASTARASGAVTVNPSTLAIQATVVSSGIDGTQAHIHDGAKGVAGSVVIPLTGGAGGVWTTAPGTVLTAAQYASLQAGNYYFNIHSAANPAGEIRGQIELTTRFASLDGTQETPANASTASGWAVVSVNPSSGAAFGAIQTAGITGTDAHVHDGAMGVAGPVILPFQASGASGWTLPAGSNLTAAQVTTFLAGGLYANVHTAAFAGGEIRGQLTLASPTIRTTTLSGASEVPANASTASGAGTFSLDPVTLELRGGVVTTGITGVAAHIHTGAVGVAGPVTIPLDAHADGSWTVPAGTVLTPDQFASLRAGSLYVNVHSVAFSAGEIRGQIPGDSGTTTGGGGGGSTGGGGGGY
- a CDS encoding matrixin family metalloprotease, translated to MASRHDLTWRIPALLAILLACAGIYLQRPRPGRSVLTYRIGAVDPRFGLTRDEVSEAVRTAVGIWRAPVDRALFREDPKGDIEISLVFDQRQEVLDRLRNLDHGISRARGPIEEQKARCEGLRAEYERRRDALRADQAAFNGKVAAFNAGSEALRRRGDATENEVRRLASEQGDLKAVLDSLRRREGELEGVREALMAAVEDLNRLVAGQRAQVADYREAGSLMQEAFDEGVYARERGRQTITIYCFSGKGTLVRVLAHELGHALGLPHGADPQAIMYPMMLSDAWEPAPEDVTAIRALCGVPKGP